In Sulfitobacter sp. W027, a single window of DNA contains:
- a CDS encoding TadE/TadG family type IV pilus assembly protein codes for MTRFFSDRFRKSEAGGVTIEFVILLPLVFYFFFLALETGLWSAREIMLRRATNLAVRDVRLSTGVTPSYDAMKALICERSVFEAECLENIRIEMRAMPVANWADLGGPAPCVDRDEDYDPANGFRPGQQNNLMMMRVCRLFDPLLPGTGLGRQLPEGSDGEYGVRVTTAFVTEPRG; via the coding sequence ATGACCCGCTTTTTCTCAGATCGCTTTCGCAAGTCCGAGGCGGGCGGGGTCACGATTGAGTTCGTCATCCTGCTACCGCTCGTTTTCTATTTCTTCTTTCTCGCGCTTGAGACCGGCCTGTGGAGCGCGCGTGAGATCATGCTGCGCCGAGCCACGAACCTTGCCGTCCGGGACGTGCGCCTGTCGACCGGCGTCACGCCAAGCTACGACGCTATGAAGGCGCTGATTTGCGAGCGTTCGGTTTTCGAGGCGGAGTGTCTTGAAAACATCCGGATCGAAATGCGAGCAATGCCAGTCGCCAATTGGGCGGACTTGGGCGGGCCCGCCCCCTGTGTGGATCGCGATGAGGATTACGACCCAGCCAACGGCTTTCGGCCCGGGCAGCAGAACAACCTGATGATGATGCGCGTGTGTCGTCTCTTCGATCCGCTTTTGCCCGGAACCGGTTTGGGGCGGCAATTGCCCGAAGGATCCGATGGTGAGTATGGTGTGCGGGTCACCACCGCCTTTGTGACGGAGCCGCGCGGATGA
- a CDS encoding NAD kinase, producing the protein MSLKIAFVASRASVAQTARAALIGRYGDVPLRQAEVIVALGGDGFMLHTLHSTQDMDAPVYGMNRGTIGFLMNAYREGDLQARLAAAEEAVINPLVMRATHIDGTISTALAINEVSLLRAGPQAAKLRITIDGRQRMEELVCDGALVATPAGSTAYNYSAHGPILPIGSDVLALTPIAAFRPRRWRGALLPKRATVRFDVQEPQKRPVMADADGQSHRDVTTVEVSSDPSISHRILFDPGHGLEERLISEQFN; encoded by the coding sequence ATGTCTCTAAAGATCGCTTTTGTGGCCAGCCGGGCCAGCGTGGCACAGACGGCGCGGGCCGCTTTGATCGGGCGCTATGGTGACGTGCCCCTGCGTCAGGCCGAGGTGATCGTGGCCTTGGGGGGTGACGGTTTCATGCTGCACACGCTGCACAGCACCCAAGACATGGACGCACCCGTCTATGGGATGAACCGCGGCACCATCGGCTTTTTGATGAACGCTTACCGCGAGGGCGATCTGCAAGCGCGGCTGGCGGCGGCGGAAGAGGCGGTGATCAACCCCTTGGTCATGCGCGCCACCCATATCGATGGGACCATCTCGACCGCGCTTGCGATCAATGAGGTGTCCTTGCTGCGTGCAGGGCCGCAGGCGGCCAAGCTGCGCATCACGATAGACGGGCGGCAGCGGATGGAGGAGCTTGTCTGCGACGGGGCGCTCGTGGCCACACCTGCGGGTTCCACCGCCTATAACTATTCCGCGCACGGGCCAATTTTGCCGATTGGGTCGGATGTCTTGGCCCTCACCCCAATCGCCGCCTTCCGCCCGCGCCGTTGGCGGGGGGCGCTGCTGCCCAAGCGGGCGACCGTGCGATTCGATGTGCAAGAGCCACAAAAGCGGCCTGTGATGGCCGATGCCGACGGCCAGTCGCATCGCGATGTGACAACGGTTGAGGTATCCTCCGATCCAAGTATCAGCCACCGGATTCTCTTTGATCCCGGTCACGGGCTGGAAGAGCGGTTGATCTCGGAACAGTTCAACTGA
- the carB gene encoding carbamoyl-phosphate synthase large subunit — MPKRTDIQSIMIIGAGPIVIGQACEFDYSGAQACKALKEEGYRVILVNSNPATIMTDPGLADATYIEPITPEIVAKIIEKERPDALLPTMGGQTGLNTSLALEEMGVLEKFGVEMIGAKREAIEMAEDRKLFREAMDRLGIENPKATIVTAPLRADGKKDLAAGVNLALEALEYVGLPAIIRPAFTMGGTGGGVAYNREDYEFYCRSGMDASPMGQILVDESLLGWKEFEMEVVRDTADNAIIVCSIENIDPMGVHTGDSITVAPALTLTDKEYQIMRNHSIAVLREIGVETGGSNVQWAVNPADGRMVVIEMNPRVSRSSALASKATGFPIAKIAAKLAVGFTLDELDNDITGVTPASFEPSIDYVVTKIPKFAFEKFPGAEPYLTTAMKSVGEAMAIGRTIHESLQKALASMESGLTGFDEVTIPGFDADLPKDAPANTAALIKAVSAPTPDRMRTIAQAMRHGMSDIDLHAHTMFDPWFLARIREIIEAEEAIRANGLPQDEYGFRDLKMMGFTDARLAILTDQREAQVRDARLALGVKAVFKRIDTCAAEFEAQTPYMYSTYETPLMGEAECEARPSDRKKVVILGGGPNRIGQGIEFDYCCCHACYALTDAGYETIMVNCNPETVSTDYDTSDRLYFEPLTFEHVMEILRVEQENGTLHGVIVQFGGQTPLKLANGLQEAGIPILGTTPDMIDLAEDRERFQQLVLNLGLKQPHNGIAHSDAEAMEIAKEIGFPLVIRPSYVLGGRAMEIVRDQASLERYITNAVVVSGDSPVLLDSYLSGAVELDVDALCDGKDVHVAGIMQHIEEAGVHSGDSACSLPPYSLPREIIAEVEEQTRALALALNVVGLMNIQFAVKDGEIYLIEVNPRASRTVPFVAKATDSAIASIAARIMAGEPLSNFPLRAPYDASAAYEDTLPLGDPMTLADPNMPWFSVKEAVLPFARFPGVDTLLGPEMRSTGEVMGWDRDFPRAFLKAQMGAGNPLPRTGCAFLSVKDADKGQAMLEAAEILLGQGFTLIGTRGTAEWLSANGHACDVVNKVYEGRPDITDMMKNGDVHLVMNTTEGAQAVEDSKSIRSIALYDKIPYFTTAAGAHAAALAIKAQAEDAIGVKALQG; from the coding sequence ATGCCAAAACGTACCGACATCCAGTCGATCATGATCATTGGTGCGGGGCCGATTGTGATCGGACAAGCCTGCGAGTTTGACTACTCCGGCGCTCAGGCCTGTAAGGCGCTGAAAGAGGAAGGCTACCGCGTCATCCTCGTCAACTCCAACCCCGCCACGATCATGACCGATCCCGGGCTGGCCGATGCCACCTACATCGAGCCCATCACCCCCGAGATCGTCGCCAAGATCATCGAAAAAGAACGCCCCGACGCGCTGCTGCCCACCATGGGCGGCCAGACCGGGCTGAACACCTCGCTCGCCTTGGAAGAAATGGGCGTGCTGGAGAAATTCGGCGTCGAGATGATCGGCGCCAAGCGCGAAGCCATTGAAATGGCTGAAGACCGCAAGCTTTTCCGCGAGGCGATGGACCGTCTCGGCATCGAAAACCCCAAAGCCACCATCGTCACCGCCCCCCTGCGCGCCGACGGCAAAAAAGACCTCGCAGCGGGCGTGAACCTCGCCCTCGAAGCGCTGGAATACGTCGGCCTTCCGGCGATCATCCGCCCCGCCTTTACCATGGGCGGCACCGGCGGTGGCGTGGCCTACAACCGCGAGGATTACGAATTCTACTGCCGCTCCGGCATGGACGCCTCGCCCATGGGTCAGATCCTCGTCGACGAGTCCCTGCTCGGCTGGAAAGAGTTCGAGATGGAAGTGGTGCGCGACACCGCCGACAACGCGATCATCGTCTGCTCGATCGAGAACATCGACCCGATGGGCGTGCACACCGGCGACAGCATCACCGTGGCCCCGGCCCTGACGCTGACCGACAAAGAATACCAGATCATGCGCAACCACTCCATCGCCGTGCTGCGCGAGATCGGCGTGGAAACCGGCGGCTCCAACGTGCAATGGGCCGTGAACCCCGCCGATGGCCGCATGGTCGTGATCGAAATGAACCCCCGCGTCAGCCGCTCCTCGGCGCTGGCCTCCAAAGCCACCGGCTTCCCGATCGCCAAGATCGCCGCGAAACTCGCCGTGGGTTTCACGCTGGACGAGCTAGACAACGACATCACCGGCGTCACGCCCGCGTCCTTCGAGCCCAGCATCGACTACGTCGTCACCAAAATCCCAAAATTCGCCTTTGAAAAATTCCCCGGTGCCGAGCCCTACCTGACCACCGCGATGAAATCGGTGGGCGAAGCCATGGCCATTGGCCGCACCATCCACGAAAGTCTGCAAAAAGCGCTGGCCTCAATGGAATCCGGCCTGACGGGCTTTGACGAAGTCACCATTCCCGGTTTCGATGCCGACCTGCCCAAGGACGCGCCCGCCAACACCGCAGCACTCATCAAAGCCGTCTCTGCCCCCACGCCTGACCGGATGCGCACCATCGCCCAGGCCATGCGCCACGGCATGAGCGACATCGACCTGCACGCGCACACCATGTTCGACCCGTGGTTCCTCGCCCGCATCCGCGAGATCATCGAGGCCGAAGAAGCCATCCGCGCAAACGGCCTGCCGCAGGACGAATACGGGTTCCGCGACCTTAAGATGATGGGCTTCACCGACGCCCGCCTCGCGATCCTGACCGACCAGCGCGAAGCGCAGGTCCGCGACGCCCGCCTCGCCCTCGGCGTCAAGGCGGTGTTCAAACGCATCGACACCTGCGCCGCCGAATTCGAAGCGCAGACGCCTTACATGTATTCCACCTATGAGACCCCGCTGATGGGCGAAGCCGAATGCGAAGCACGCCCCTCGGACCGCAAAAAGGTCGTCATCCTCGGCGGTGGCCCGAACCGCATCGGTCAGGGCATCGAGTTCGACTATTGCTGCTGTCACGCCTGCTATGCACTGACCGACGCGGGCTATGAGACCATCATGGTCAACTGCAACCCAGAGACGGTCTCGACCGACTACGACACCTCGGATCGTCTGTACTTCGAGCCGCTGACCTTCGAGCATGTCATGGAAATCCTGCGCGTCGAGCAGGAAAACGGCACGCTGCACGGCGTCATCGTCCAGTTCGGCGGCCAGACCCCGCTGAAGCTCGCCAACGGTCTGCAAGAGGCCGGCATCCCGATCCTCGGCACCACGCCCGACATGATCGACCTCGCCGAAGACCGCGAGCGCTTCCAGCAGCTTGTGCTGAACCTCGGCCTCAAGCAGCCGCACAACGGCATCGCCCATTCCGACGCCGAAGCCATGGAAATCGCCAAGGAAATCGGCTTCCCGCTGGTGATCCGCCCCTCCTACGTTCTGGGCGGCCGTGCCATGGAGATCGTCCGCGATCAGGCCAGCCTTGAGCGCTATATCACCAACGCCGTGGTCGTCTCCGGCGACAGCCCCGTGCTGCTGGACAGCTATCTGTCCGGCGCGGTGGAACTGGACGTCGACGCGCTCTGCGATGGCAAGGATGTCCATGTCGCGGGCATCATGCAGCACATCGAAGAGGCCGGCGTCCACTCCGGCGACAGCGCCTGTTCGCTGCCACCCTACTCCCTCCCGCGCGAGATCATCGCCGAGGTCGAAGAGCAGACCCGCGCACTGGCGCTGGCGCTCAACGTCGTGGGCCTGATGAACATCCAGTTTGCGGTGAAGGACGGCGAAATCTACCTCATCGAAGTAAACCCCCGCGCCTCGCGCACCGTGCCCTTTGTGGCCAAGGCGACCGATTCGGCCATCGCTTCCATCGCCGCGCGCATCATGGCCGGGGAGCCGCTCAGCAACTTCCCCCTGCGCGCCCCCTACGACGCCTCCGCCGCCTACGAAGACACCCTGCCCTTAGGCGACCCGATGACGCTGGCCGATCCCAACATGCCTTGGTTCTCGGTCAAGGAAGCCGTGCTGCCCTTCGCCCGCTTCCCCGGTGTCGACACGCTTCTGGGGCCGGAAATGCGCTCCACCGGCGAGGTCATGGGCTGGGACCGCGACTTCCCGCGGGCGTTCTTGAAAGCGCAGATGGGCGCAGGCAACCCGCTGCCGCGCACAGGCTGCGCCTTCCTCTCGGTCAAGGATGCAGACAAGGGCCAAGCCATGCTGGAAGCGGCAGAAATCCTGCTGGGCCAAGGCTTTACCCTGATCGGCACCCGCGGCACCGCAGAGTGGCTGTCGGCGAATGGTCATGCCTGCGATGTGGTGAACAAGGTCTACGAAGGCCGCCCCGACATCACCGATATGATGAAGAACGGCGATGTGCATCTGGTGATGAACACCACCGAGGGCGCGCAGGCGGTCGAAGACAGCAAGTCGATCCGCTCCATCGCGCTTTACGACAAGATCCCCTATTTCACCACCGCGGCAGGCGCCCACGCCGCCGCGCTGGCGATCAAGGCGCAGGCCGAGGATGCGATCGGTGTGAAAGCGCTGCAGGGGTAA
- a CDS encoding alpha/beta fold hydrolase: MLNYTEYGEAAADRPTLLIVHGLYGSGRNWGVIAKRLADERPVVTVDMRNHGTSPHHDTHSYPEMAQDLAEVITHLGGPVDICGHSMGGKSVMMLALTRPELLRRVIVADIAPVTYGHTQQMFIDAMRDVDLTQIERRSDAEAQLATAGVERALQSFFTQSLDLPGKRWRLNLDALEAEMPNIIGWPEDVSGQFEGPTLFLSGGASEYVLPEHREPIKALFPQARFAKIPGAGHWLHAEKPREFEATLRIFLNTKRSAPPS; encoded by the coding sequence ATGTTGAATTACACCGAATATGGCGAAGCCGCCGCCGACCGCCCGACCCTGCTGATCGTCCATGGCCTCTATGGCTCTGGCCGCAACTGGGGCGTGATCGCCAAACGCCTCGCGGACGAGCGTCCTGTTGTCACCGTCGACATGCGCAACCACGGCACCAGCCCGCATCATGACACCCACAGCTACCCCGAAATGGCGCAAGATCTGGCCGAAGTGATCACCCATCTTGGCGGCCCGGTGGACATTTGCGGCCACTCCATGGGCGGCAAGTCGGTGATGATGCTGGCGCTGACCCGGCCCGAGCTGCTGCGCCGCGTGATCGTCGCCGATATTGCGCCCGTTACCTATGGCCACACGCAGCAGATGTTCATCGACGCCATGCGCGACGTGGACCTCACCCAAATCGAACGCCGCTCGGACGCCGAAGCGCAACTGGCCACAGCGGGGGTAGAGCGCGCCTTGCAAAGCTTTTTCACCCAATCGCTCGACCTGCCCGGCAAGCGCTGGCGGCTGAACCTTGATGCGCTTGAGGCGGAGATGCCCAATATCATCGGCTGGCCCGAGGATGTGAGCGGTCAGTTCGAGGGGCCGACCCTGTTCCTCTCGGGCGGCGCGTCAGAATATGTCCTGCCTGAGCATCGCGAGCCGATCAAGGCGCTTTTCCCGCAAGCGCGCTTTGCCAAAATTCCCGGGGCGGGCCATTGGCTCCACGCCGAAAAACCCCGCGAGTTCGAGGCGACACTGCGCATTTTCCTTAATACTAAACGTTCCGCCCCGCCAAGCTGA
- the glyA gene encoding serine hydroxymethyltransferase produces MSDFFTKSLADSDPALAAAIDAELSRQRDEIELIASENIVSAAVLEAQGSIMTNKYAEGYPGRRYYGGCEHVDVAENLAIERACALFDCQFANVQPNSGSQANQGVFTALLQPGDTILGMSLDAGGHLTHGAKPNQSGKWFNAVQYGVRKQDNLLDYDQVAELAAEHKPKMIIAGGSAIPRQIDFAKMREIADSVGAYLLVDMAHFAGLVAAGEHPSPFPHAHVATTTTHKTLRGPRGGMILTNDEAISKKINSAIFPGIQGGPLMHVIAAKAVAFGEAQRPEFKAYAKQVIANAQALSDQLIKGGLDTVTHGTDTHVVLVDLRPKGVKGNDTEKALGRAHITCNKNGVPFDPEKPMITSGIRLGSPAGTTRGFGEAEFRQIADWIIEVVDGLAANGADGNAEVEAKVKAEVEALCQRFPMYPNL; encoded by the coding sequence ATGTCCGATTTCTTCACCAAATCTCTTGCTGATTCCGACCCGGCCCTCGCCGCTGCGATTGACGCTGAACTGAGCCGCCAGCGCGACGAGATCGAGTTGATCGCCAGCGAGAACATCGTCTCGGCTGCGGTGCTTGAGGCGCAGGGCAGCATCATGACCAATAAATACGCCGAAGGCTATCCGGGCCGTCGCTACTATGGCGGCTGTGAGCATGTCGACGTCGCCGAGAACCTCGCCATCGAACGCGCCTGCGCGCTGTTCGACTGCCAGTTCGCCAATGTGCAGCCGAACTCCGGCAGCCAAGCGAACCAGGGTGTCTTCACCGCGCTGCTGCAACCCGGCGACACTATTCTGGGGATGAGCCTTGATGCCGGCGGCCACCTGACCCACGGGGCCAAGCCGAACCAGTCGGGCAAATGGTTCAACGCGGTGCAATACGGTGTGCGCAAGCAGGACAACCTGCTGGACTACGACCAAGTCGCCGAACTGGCGGCTGAGCATAAGCCCAAGATGATCATCGCCGGCGGTTCCGCCATTCCGCGACAGATCGACTTTGCCAAAATGCGCGAGATTGCCGACAGCGTGGGCGCCTACCTGCTGGTCGACATGGCGCACTTTGCGGGTCTTGTTGCGGCGGGTGAGCATCCCTCTCCCTTCCCACATGCGCATGTGGCGACGACCACCACCCACAAAACCCTGCGCGGCCCGCGCGGCGGCATGATCCTGACCAATGACGAAGCGATCTCGAAGAAGATCAACTCCGCCATCTTCCCGGGCATTCAGGGCGGCCCCCTGATGCATGTGATCGCGGCCAAGGCCGTGGCCTTTGGCGAAGCACAGCGCCCCGAGTTCAAAGCCTACGCCAAGCAGGTCATCGCCAATGCGCAGGCGCTGTCGGATCAGTTGATCAAAGGTGGCCTCGACACCGTGACCCATGGCACCGACACCCATGTGGTGCTGGTCGATCTGCGCCCGAAAGGCGTGAAGGGCAACGACACCGAGAAGGCTCTGGGCCGGGCGCATATCACCTGCAACAAGAACGGCGTGCCGTTTGATCCCGAAAAGCCGATGATAACTTCGGGCATCCGTCTCGGCTCCCCTGCTGGCACGACGCGCGGCTTTGGTGAGGCTGAGTTCCGCCAGATCGCCGATTGGATTATCGAAGTGGTCGACGGGCTGGCGGCCAATGGTGCCGATGGCAATGCCGAGGTCGAGGCCAAGGTGAAAGCCGAGGTCGAAGCGCTGTGCCAGCGTTTCCCGATGTATCCGAACCTGTAA
- a CDS encoding CsbD family protein, which yields MNWDRIEGNWKQMTGAVKSQWGDLTDDEIAEARGNREQLVGKIQERYGIAKDEAERQVDDFAAKH from the coding sequence ATGAATTGGGACCGTATCGAAGGCAATTGGAAACAGATGACCGGCGCGGTAAAATCGCAATGGGGCGATCTGACCGACGACGAAATCGCCGAGGCCCGTGGCAACCGCGAGCAATTGGTGGGTAAGATTCAAGAACGCTATGGCATCGCCAAAGACGAGGCCGAGCGTCAAGTCGATGACTTCGCTGCGAAACACTGA
- a CDS encoding cupin domain-containing protein, which yields MIIHPKGSRPSEPGPDDYFTGEVEMTPLISAPAPARLRGVTVTFQPGARTAWHTHPLGQTLIVTEGTGRAQTEGSPVQTLNKGDVVWFGPGEKHWHGAAPDSAMTHIALQEAQVGEAVEWMEKVADADYDPS from the coding sequence ATGATCATTCACCCCAAGGGCAGCCGCCCCTCTGAACCCGGCCCCGACGATTATTTCACCGGAGAGGTCGAGATGACCCCGCTGATCTCGGCCCCGGCCCCCGCCCGCTTGCGCGGTGTCACCGTGACCTTTCAGCCCGGTGCGCGCACGGCGTGGCATACACATCCGCTTGGCCAAACGCTGATCGTCACCGAAGGTACAGGCCGCGCCCAGACCGAAGGCAGCCCGGTGCAAACGCTGAACAAGGGCGATGTCGTCTGGTTCGGCCCCGGAGAGAAACATTGGCACGGTGCCGCACCCGACAGCGCCATGACCCATATCGCCTTGCAAGAGGCGCAGGTCGGTGAGGCGGTCGAATGGATGGAAAAGGTGGCGGACGCGGATTACGACCCGTCCTAA
- a CDS encoding TadE/TadG family type IV pilus assembly protein, with translation MMGHRLKRFFSAEEGSQTIAFVVLLPLLVWSIMAMLTFTDAFRIRAMATDATAVIADSLSRQSTPINLDDLLGLQSVAEQLTGYEVSLRVTQVRCLRDCANLDRRIILVDFSQGVGLDSLLDLDFVAGQSRQRVPLMAEGDRLVLVETSFMHEPIARIGLEGREVSVSHATRMRFAPQLCWVSCIIS, from the coding sequence ATGATGGGGCATAGGTTAAAACGCTTTTTCAGCGCGGAAGAGGGCAGCCAGACGATTGCTTTTGTCGTTCTGCTGCCGTTGCTGGTCTGGTCGATCATGGCGATGCTGACCTTTACGGATGCTTTCCGCATCCGCGCAATGGCAACCGATGCCACCGCCGTCATCGCCGATAGCCTGTCGCGGCAATCGACGCCGATTAATCTTGACGATCTGCTTGGCCTGCAATCGGTTGCTGAACAGTTAACCGGCTATGAGGTGTCGCTGCGCGTCACGCAGGTTCGTTGTCTCCGGGACTGCGCCAATCTGGACCGACGAATCATTTTGGTGGATTTTTCGCAAGGCGTAGGCTTGGACAGTTTGCTGGACTTGGACTTTGTCGCCGGACAGTCGCGTCAGCGTGTGCCGTTGATGGCAGAAGGCGACCGTTTGGTGCTGGTTGAGACGTCCTTTATGCACGAACCGATTGCGCGGATCGGCTTAGAGGGTCGGGAGGTCAGCGTGTCTCACGCCACGCGGATGCGCTTTGCGCCGCAGCTTTGCTGGGTCAGTTGCATTATTAGCTAA